One Nymphaea colorata isolate Beijing-Zhang1983 chromosome 12, ASM883128v2, whole genome shotgun sequence genomic window, ATTTAGCCAcagcttttaaatatttaaccaGTCGTAACCGGCAAAttttaattcttatatatatatatatatatatgtattatattcaTAAAAGTATTGAACCTACCTCCAATAGTTCCTTTGATTGGAACCTCATCGCTGTTTGTCTGTCCCCCTTTCGTCCCTGCAACCAAGTAGTCAAAGCTTGGGGTCCCCATGATAACTCTAAAGGAGAGGAATGAAAAACAAGCACAAAGTCTAGCGAGGCAAATGGTTGCAATCGATAAAAGCCAACGATTGCCAGCGGTGTTCCTGTCCTTTGAGTTCGATCAGTCGCCATGTAAACCAAGAAACACAATGGGATTCTGCCAGTACAGTGACACCTGAATTCCTGCATATCGAAGAACACCTTCTAAATGTTTGATATGCGAGACATGGGAAGTGTTTGTGGGAAGATTAATGGATTAGCGAGAGCGGGAAGTGCTTAGTGAGAGCAAGAGAAGATTTCTGGATTACAGATGGGAAGAAAACGTTGAAATCAGCAGTGGAAAAAGAGATTGGTGCATCGGAAGAATGCATTGAACTTAATGATACATCAATCTACGCCTATCCCAATCAAAGAAGGAGACAGATCGCACGAAAGGAGTTAACTTTCTTATAAACAAACAAACTCCATGTCAAATCTCGCCGGAGCTCCAAGCTGTCTTAAGGTCGAGTTGTGAGCATCTGAAAGCAGGTGTAGGAAGGAGGGAAATGGTGTATTACCAACGTCAAAGTACTCCATtggcaagaaaaagaaacacagagaaaaggcaaaagagcccatgtcaaaatttgaTCGTGATGCTTTGGACATGAAGACCATAAAGGGCACATACTTTATACCAAAACAAGCCAACTTCTTGAAACtcacaaacaaataaaatgttCCCTAGATATataaatatctctctctctctctctctctctagaagtaaaaaatatgaataaaaatgaaaacggTAACTGGAATATGACTTGAGGGGAAGTTTCCTACCAAAAAAACACCTATACAAAAAGCATGTTTGAATTGTCGGTTTCAAGAATCTACGTTCTAGATATTGTTCTGCCACACACTGCATAGATGGCCATGCCATTTCATTGGGGGAGAGCACATGTGACTACTGAGATCTTCGCTACCCAATTTGTCACAgagctcagagagagagagaggtcatgCTTTACTGCTACATCTGTGACACACAACTATCTGTAGTGAGATATCTTCTCTCCCTCCATAGTAAAATTCGAAAAATAATTCATGGGGAGCGCATTCGTGTGGTGAGAAATGTAGCAGGAAAGTGATAGACGGAAATTGGATGGATGGGGTTAACTGCATGgcagtaaaaaagaaaatggcgTGAAGATCAATGCGAGGATGATCTGTccattttgaacaaaaaaaaaatcactagcTAGATTGCCGTGTGATTTCTTCCAAACTTTACTTTTACCCCCAAggtcttccttttctccttcccgttcttatgtttttttaagataaattctcaatttttgatttcttttgggtacttaaaaaaaaacgattCTGGGGTTACTGCGTCgacctttttaactttttacctTTCAACGATTACAGTATGGTTTGGAGTCTTTGGTTCCTCAATAAATTAGGTTCGTTTTCTATTATATTGTTTTGAACATTGAGATCATTTTCCCGATCTTCATGGCACTGTCAATTTGGTTCGATCTACATACAGTGATACACAAAACTTTAGCATAGAACAGagatgaacacacacacacacatttataataataataataataataataataataataataataataataaaagaagcATCAACCTCCATCTGCAAGAAATGTCAGTGGGGGTAATGAGAAGAAAGACATCAAAAATTTGGGTGACGGTGCCCCTGGAGTTTCCGGTTTTGTCTCATCTTTCTCTGCAaactttctctccctctctctctctctcgtcctttttttgtcaaaaaaaaaaagaattctaTATAAAACTCTAAACCTTAtgcccactctctctctccattgatttatttttttccttcgcAAACCCTCCGGaggctctctctccctcgctccCTCTTTCTTTCGGTTAATTTCCTTCTTTGGGGAAGCTTGCTGGTGCAATCATGGCTGCCGACCTCAGTCTAAACAGAGCGGGACAACCCGAGCCACGGTCCGGTAACACGCAGTGGCTCTGGAACGTGCACAGGCCCGCAGACGACCTTGACGACTCATGGGAAGCTCGCGCCTTTGCAGAGGACGCGGGGAACATCCTGGGCGCGACGTGGCCACCTCGCTCCTACACTTGCACCTTCTGCCGGAGAGAATTCCGGTCGGCACAGGCCCTCGGCGGTCACATGAACGTCCACCGCCGGGACCGCGCGCGACTCCGCCAGCTTTCTCCGGCTTCCTCGCCCGTCGCTGTACCCGAGCCCGCTCCGCCTTCGCTCCTCTTCTCCCAACCGGAGCTCGCCACCTCCGGACCCGGGGGTCTGTGCATGATGTATGCCTTTCCCGGCGCCGGCGGTCGGGCATCGCCGGCATTCTTCGGACCGGGAATAGCAGAATGCGCGGACTCGCCGTCGCCACTTCTCCCAGTTTCTCACTACCCACCTGGCAACCCACCTCCCTCGTCGGTGCAATTCCCTCCGTCGTCCCTCCCCTTCCCCAACAGCCAAATCGGATTTTCCGACCTAGCTGCAATAATGGCGGACCGCACACCGAAGTACGGGAGCTCGGCCTTCAATATTGAAGAACTCGATCTTGAGCTCCGCCTTGGTCATAAACCGTAGCAGCAGTTCTTTTACTACTGCATTGGAAACCAGAATTCTTCTCTGTTTTTGCACTGACACTGTAACTCTAAATCGAGTTGTTACAAATTCTGCCGCATCTGTATGATTCCAACCCATTCCGGCATGATTTCTGTGAATGCTTAGCAGATGACTGAAACCTGCTGCCGGAATCCGGCCAGTCACAATCCTTAGGTTGGTactctaaattttgattatatatatattcgatttTATGAACTTTCATAAAGTTGGTGATTGTTATCAGAGTGATTAGTGGGGTGGGGAGGGAATGGG contains:
- the LOC116266166 gene encoding transcriptional regulator SUPERMAN-like codes for the protein MAADLSLNRAGQPEPRSGNTQWLWNVHRPADDLDDSWEARAFAEDAGNILGATWPPRSYTCTFCRREFRSAQALGGHMNVHRRDRARLRQLSPASSPVAVPEPAPPSLLFSQPELATSGPGGLCMMYAFPGAGGRASPAFFGPGIAECADSPSPLLPVSHYPPGNPPPSSVQFPPSSLPFPNSQIGFSDLAAIMADRTPKYGSSAFNIEELDLELRLGHKP